The proteins below are encoded in one region of Bosea sp. BIWAKO-01:
- a CDS encoding sulfite oxidase, which yields MPRRLIELPLLRRLKPGLYVHDEEALNAEPAIGLLDTPITPVDAFFIRNNGALPEIAAPEAWTLTLNGEVERPTTWTLPELQQEFETVTVTAVLECAGNGRVQFSPVTDGLQWRLGAVGCARWTGVRLKDLLAHAGLLPRAVYTAHYSPDRSIKDETKDALSRGLPIAKAMSDETLVAFAMNDEPLPRLHGGPLRIVAPGFPGSAWQKWLDRITIRSCEHDGEKMRGTDYRMPVVPMRPGEAIDEGLFAVLTDMPVKSLVTAPLESFTVAAGTPFAVRGFAWSGAVAIAAMELSSDGGKTWCDVALEPAEGAFAWRRFQTMLTIAVAGPVTIMARARDVEGRVQPLEAPWNPRGYCNNQVHRVAGMVH from the coding sequence TTGCCCCGTCGACTCATCGAACTGCCGCTGCTGCGCCGCCTCAAGCCCGGGCTCTATGTCCATGACGAGGAGGCGCTGAATGCCGAGCCGGCGATCGGGCTGCTCGATACTCCGATCACGCCGGTCGACGCCTTCTTCATTCGTAACAATGGCGCCTTGCCGGAGATTGCGGCCCCTGAAGCATGGACGCTGACGCTCAATGGGGAGGTCGAGCGGCCGACGACCTGGACGCTTCCGGAGCTTCAGCAGGAGTTCGAGACCGTTACCGTCACCGCCGTGCTCGAATGCGCCGGCAACGGACGCGTGCAGTTCTCGCCCGTGACCGACGGACTGCAATGGCGGCTCGGCGCGGTGGGCTGCGCGCGCTGGACCGGGGTTCGGCTCAAGGACCTTCTGGCTCACGCGGGCTTGCTGCCCAGGGCTGTCTATACGGCGCATTACAGTCCCGACCGGTCGATCAAGGACGAAACCAAGGATGCGCTCTCGCGTGGCCTGCCGATCGCCAAGGCGATGAGCGATGAGACGCTTGTCGCCTTCGCCATGAATGACGAGCCGTTGCCGCGTCTGCATGGCGGACCGCTGCGCATTGTCGCGCCCGGCTTTCCGGGCTCTGCCTGGCAGAAATGGCTGGACCGGATCACCATCCGCTCTTGCGAGCATGATGGCGAGAAAATGCGGGGCACCGATTATCGCATGCCGGTCGTGCCGATGCGCCCGGGTGAAGCGATCGACGAAGGCCTGTTCGCCGTGCTCACCGACATGCCGGTGAAGTCTCTGGTCACGGCGCCCCTCGAGAGCTTCACGGTTGCAGCGGGAACGCCATTCGCGGTTCGCGGCTTTGCCTGGAGCGGAGCGGTCGCGATTGCGGCGATGGAACTATCGTCCGATGGCGGCAAAACCTGGTGCGACGTCGCACTCGAGCCGGCGGAGGGCGCATTCGCCTGGCGCCGTTTCCAGACGATGTTGACCATTGCGGTGGCGGGGCCGGTGACGATCATGGCGCGCGCGCGGGATGTCGAAGGCCGGGTTCAGCCACTCGAGGCGCCCTGGAATCCGCGCGGGTACTGCAATAATCAGGTCCACCGCGTGGCCGGAATGGTGCACTGA